The following proteins are encoded in a genomic region of Dokdonia donghaensis DSW-1:
- a CDS encoding peptidylprolyl isomerase, producing the protein MQDGIYAKIHTPKGEITLKLEHEKTPGTVGNFVALAEGNLENSQKPQGTPYYDGLKFHRVIPDFMIQGGCPLGTGTGDGGYKFDDEIHPDLKHDAPGKLSMANAGPGTNGTQFFITHIPTDWLDGKHTVFGNVVEGQDVVNSVAQGDEMEKIEIIRVGAEAEAWNAVEAFRTFEGSRAKRIEEERAAQAAEIEALATGFDTTDSGLRYQIIQKGDGVKAEKGKTVSVHYKGALPDGTVFDSSFKRNQPIDFQLGVGQVIPGWDEGIALLNVGDKARLVIPSDLAYGSAGAGGVIPPNATLVFDVELVAVK; encoded by the coding sequence ATGCAAGACGGTATTTACGCAAAAATTCATACGCCAAAGGGCGAAATAACACTTAAGCTTGAGCACGAAAAAACTCCTGGAACAGTAGGAAACTTTGTTGCCCTAGCAGAAGGAAACCTAGAGAACTCTCAAAAACCTCAAGGAACACCTTATTATGACGGATTAAAATTTCACCGTGTCATTCCTGATTTTATGATCCAAGGAGGTTGCCCACTGGGAACTGGAACTGGTGATGGAGGATACAAATTTGACGATGAGATTCACCCAGACCTTAAGCACGATGCTCCAGGTAAATTATCTATGGCAAATGCTGGACCAGGAACTAATGGAACCCAATTTTTCATAACACACATCCCTACAGATTGGTTAGACGGTAAGCACACTGTTTTTGGAAACGTAGTAGAAGGGCAAGACGTAGTAAATAGCGTAGCACAAGGTGATGAGATGGAAAAAATCGAAATCATACGTGTAGGAGCAGAGGCAGAGGCTTGGAACGCGGTAGAAGCATTTAGAACCTTTGAAGGATCTAGAGCTAAGCGTATAGAAGAAGAGAGAGCAGCACAAGCAGCAGAGATAGAAGCACTAGCAACAGGATTTGATACTACTGATAGCGGACTACGCTACCAGATTATTCAAAAAGGAGATGGTGTAAAAGCAGAAAAAGGTAAAACAGTTTCTGTACACTATAAAGGAGCACTTCCTGACGGAACTGTTTTTGATAGTTCTTTTAAAAGAAACCAACCTATAGATTTTCAACTAGGAGTAGGTCAAGTAATCCCAGGATGGGATGAAGGTATCGCTTTATTAAATGTAGGAGATAAAGCACGTTTAGTAATTCCTTCAGATCTTGCTTACGGTAGTGCAGGAGCTGGTGGTGTAATACCACCTAACGCTACACTCGTATTTGATGTAGAGCTTGTTGCTGTAAAGTAA
- a CDS encoding metallophosphoesterase family protein produces the protein MKKILLLSDTHSYIDDHIIGHVKWADEVWHAGDIGDLKVTDTLKKLKPLRAVYGNIDTTEARQEFPLNNRFICEGVEVLITHIGGYPGRYSPAIREEIYARPPKLFICGHSHILKLMPDKKLGLLHMNPGAIGKHGFHKVRTMLRFTVHEGRIENLEVIEVAR, from the coding sequence ATGAAAAAAATCCTCCTCCTTAGCGATACACATAGTTATATAGATGACCACATTATAGGCCACGTAAAATGGGCAGACGAGGTCTGGCACGCAGGTGATATAGGTGATCTAAAAGTAACAGACACGCTTAAAAAATTAAAGCCGCTACGAGCCGTTTATGGCAATATAGATACCACAGAAGCACGACAAGAATTCCCGCTTAACAATAGGTTTATATGTGAAGGCGTAGAAGTCCTTATTACTCATATAGGAGGTTACCCGGGTAGATACTCGCCGGCTATAAGGGAAGAAATTTATGCACGACCGCCTAAACTGTTTATATGCGGGCATAGTCATATCTTAAAGTTAATGCCAGATAAAAAACTGGGACTATTACATATGAATCCGGGTGCAATAGGAAAGCACGGTTTTCATAAAGTGCGCACAATGCTCAGGTTTACCGTACACGAGGGTCGCATCGAGAATCTTGAAGTTATAGAGGTTGCTAGGTAA
- the truA gene encoding tRNA pseudouridine(38-40) synthase TruA: MRYFIELSYFGKDYHGWQRQPNAVTVQETIEKALSTILRKPVLIMGAGRTDAGVHATQMYAHFDWNDDLSLDNKLKNLTYKLNRFLPPDIAIHRIFNVSDEAHTRFDATSRSYLYRIAKRKNPFSTEQAHAIAYDIDLNLMNEAAAVLLDYSDFECFSKSKTEVNTYLCDITRAQWLETEDEYHFHITANRFLRNMVRAIVGTLLEVGQGKKPVSWIHEVVKGKSRSQAGSSVPGHGLYLTEIIYPETIYINNGRD, from the coding sequence GTGCGCTATTTTATTGAGCTTTCTTATTTTGGAAAAGACTACCACGGCTGGCAGCGGCAACCTAATGCTGTTACCGTGCAAGAAACCATAGAAAAAGCACTGAGTACCATTTTGAGAAAACCTGTACTCATAATGGGTGCAGGACGTACAGATGCTGGAGTGCACGCCACACAGATGTATGCCCACTTTGACTGGAACGATGATTTAAGTCTTGATAATAAATTAAAAAATCTCACCTATAAACTCAATAGGTTTTTGCCTCCAGACATTGCCATACATCGCATTTTTAATGTGAGTGATGAGGCTCATACACGTTTTGACGCGACGTCGAGATCTTATCTTTATCGCATTGCAAAACGTAAAAACCCTTTTAGTACAGAGCAAGCACACGCTATAGCATATGATATAGATCTAAATCTAATGAATGAAGCAGCGGCAGTGTTACTAGATTATTCAGATTTTGAATGTTTTTCTAAATCAAAGACAGAGGTCAACACGTATCTTTGTGATATTACTAGAGCACAGTGGCTAGAAACCGAAGATGAGTATCATTTCCATATTACAGCAAACCGATTTTTACGTAATATGGTACGTGCTATTGTAGGTACATTACTAGAGGTAGGACAAGGCAAAAAACCTGTCTCGTGGATACACGAGGTAGTAAAAGGTAAGAGTAGATCGCAAGCAGGGTCTTCTGTACCGGGACACGGCTTATATTTAACAGAGATTATATATCCAGAAACAATTTATATAAACAATGGGAGAGACTAA
- a CDS encoding ABC transporter ATP-binding protein, which yields MGETKGKAFDTQLFKRLLAFTKPYRSRLYIAAAGAIILSVCAALRPYFLKNAIDLGISQRSATDLFFYLRLMAVVLVGEVVFQLMFIYFSNWVGQQVIKDIRVKLFDHMLGFKMQYFDKSAVGRLVTRAVGDIETISSIFSQGLFMIIADLLKMSVVLGFMFYESWRLTLIVLAVFPIILYATRVFQRAMKIAFEEVRTQVSNLNTFVQERVTGMKIVQIFNREAIEHKKFNAINNKHRDAWNKTVWYNSIFFPIAEICTAVTIGLIVWYGGLKAAQSDIVTIGLITAFISYIQMLFTPLRQIADKFNTLQMGMVAANRVFTILDTESSITNTGTLELNDVKGVIDFKDVHFSYVPGEEVLKGISLEAAAGETIAIVGSTGAGKSTIINLLSRFYEIDSGQILLDGTDIKDIKLTDLRKEIAVVLQDVFLFADTILNNITLQDPSITEGEVIESAKAIGVHKFISSLPDGYHYNVKERGSMLSSGQRQLIAFLRAYVSNPSILVLDEATSSVDSHSEQLIQKAIKKITKGRTSIVIAHRLATIKKADQIIVMEKGKIIEQGTHKELLKKENGHYRNLYEVQFMQAEAS from the coding sequence ATGGGAGAGACTAAAGGAAAAGCTTTTGACACACAGTTGTTCAAACGATTACTTGCCTTTACGAAACCTTATCGTAGCAGGCTTTACATAGCCGCAGCGGGAGCGATTATCTTATCTGTTTGTGCAGCGCTACGCCCTTACTTTTTAAAGAACGCCATAGATCTAGGGATCTCACAACGCTCTGCCACAGACTTGTTTTTTTACTTACGCCTTATGGCGGTTGTACTGGTAGGTGAGGTCGTTTTCCAGCTTATGTTTATCTACTTCTCAAACTGGGTAGGCCAGCAGGTTATAAAAGATATACGTGTTAAACTCTTTGACCATATGCTTGGGTTCAAAATGCAATATTTTGACAAGTCTGCGGTGGGTCGTCTAGTGACTAGAGCTGTAGGTGATATAGAGACCATCTCTAGTATTTTCTCACAAGGGCTCTTTATGATTATTGCAGACTTACTTAAAATGAGTGTCGTTTTAGGTTTTATGTTTTATGAAAGCTGGAGACTCACACTTATTGTGCTTGCTGTATTTCCTATAATATTATATGCCACTCGCGTTTTTCAGCGCGCGATGAAGATTGCTTTTGAAGAAGTGCGCACACAAGTTTCTAACCTCAACACCTTTGTACAAGAGCGTGTAACAGGTATGAAAATTGTTCAAATTTTTAATAGAGAAGCCATAGAACACAAAAAGTTTAATGCCATTAATAACAAGCACAGAGATGCCTGGAACAAGACTGTATGGTATAACTCTATTTTCTTCCCTATTGCAGAGATTTGTACTGCAGTTACCATAGGTCTTATTGTGTGGTATGGTGGTCTTAAAGCAGCACAAAGTGACATTGTAACAATAGGTTTAATTACAGCCTTTATAAGTTACATACAGATGCTTTTTACACCACTGCGACAGATAGCAGATAAGTTTAACACCTTACAAATGGGTATGGTGGCCGCAAATAGAGTGTTTACCATACTAGATACAGAGTCTTCTATAACAAATACAGGTACTCTAGAATTAAACGATGTAAAAGGTGTTATCGATTTTAAGGATGTACACTTCTCGTATGTACCCGGTGAAGAAGTACTCAAAGGAATATCGCTAGAAGCTGCTGCTGGAGAAACCATTGCTATTGTGGGCTCTACTGGTGCAGGTAAATCTACCATTATCAATCTACTAAGTAGATTTTATGAGATAGATAGCGGGCAGATATTACTAGACGGCACAGATATAAAAGACATAAAGCTTACAGATTTACGTAAGGAAATTGCTGTGGTATTGCAAGATGTATTCTTATTTGCAGATACCATTCTCAATAACATCACGCTACAAGACCCATCTATCACAGAAGGGGAGGTTATAGAAAGTGCTAAAGCTATAGGCGTACATAAATTTATATCTAGCCTTCCAGATGGATACCACTACAATGTAAAAGAGCGTGGCTCTATGCTCTCTAGCGGCCAGCGACAGCTTATTGCTTTCTTAAGAGCTTATGTAAGTAATCCATCTATACTTGTGCTAGATGAGGCTACCTCATCTGTAGATTCACACAGTGAGCAGCTTATACAGAAAGCTATTAAGAAAATAACAAAAGGACGTACCTCTATCGTTATTGCACACCGTCTAGCAACCATCAAAAAGGCTGACCAAATTATCGTGATGGAGAAAGGAAAAATCATCGAGCAAGGCACACATAAAGAGCTACTTAAAAAAGAAAACGGTCATTATCGCAATCTTTATGAAGTACAGTTTATGCAGGCTGAGGCAAGCTAA
- a CDS encoding adenylate/guanylate cyclase domain-containing protein, protein MKIFRKELTNNEIIFYVRRALWILLAWTLISNIIFLYDYATLVSANALTSNFDLEVSFKANLLVSIVAGLFGGIFTVNIMELWLRKYAFWKALIFITILYVVIAMVVGTIGAYYFYSDSLGLAVGSQELLNRVLQFYTEHIFIKNFVIWLFIVLLTLIVLMINDKYGPGVFPDYLMGRYFLPKNETRIFMFADIRDATRIAEKLGEQEYFNFLKDFFNDIAPAIMQTKGEVYQYVGDEVVITWKMKNGVKNANALRCYYRMKNIIYKKSVRYYKRYNALPDFKVGFHYGQVMVGELGKIKRDIAFSGDVLNTTARIQGMCNDKGVDILASKAFADLLKKLPKNTRVVKVGDELLKGKSEQVSLVTFDRDISAK, encoded by the coding sequence ATGAAGATTTTTAGAAAAGAGCTAACTAACAATGAGATCATATTCTACGTGCGTAGAGCACTGTGGATCTTACTTGCGTGGACACTCATATCAAATATTATTTTCTTGTATGATTATGCGACGCTAGTATCTGCAAATGCGCTTACGTCTAATTTTGATTTGGAAGTGTCATTTAAGGCTAACTTGCTTGTGTCTATCGTTGCTGGACTTTTTGGTGGCATTTTTACGGTAAATATAATGGAGCTCTGGCTACGTAAGTATGCCTTCTGGAAGGCGCTTATTTTTATCACCATACTTTATGTAGTGATTGCTATGGTAGTGGGTACCATAGGGGCTTATTATTTTTATAGTGATTCGCTAGGTCTCGCCGTAGGTAGTCAAGAGCTTTTAAATAGAGTATTACAGTTTTATACAGAGCACATATTTATAAAGAACTTTGTAATATGGTTGTTTATCGTACTGCTCACACTTATCGTTTTAATGATAAATGATAAGTATGGTCCGGGCGTTTTTCCAGATTACTTGATGGGGCGTTACTTCTTGCCAAAAAATGAAACCCGCATCTTTATGTTTGCAGATATAAGAGATGCAACACGCATTGCAGAGAAGCTAGGCGAGCAAGAATACTTTAACTTTCTTAAAGATTTTTTTAATGATATCGCTCCTGCTATAATGCAAACAAAGGGCGAAGTGTATCAATATGTGGGTGATGAGGTGGTTATCACCTGGAAGATGAAAAACGGTGTTAAAAATGCAAATGCGCTACGTTGCTATTACCGTATGAAAAATATTATCTATAAGAAATCTGTGCGCTACTATAAACGCTATAATGCATTACCAGATTTTAAGGTAGGTTTTCACTATGGTCAAGTAATGGTAGGGGAGCTGGGCAAGATAAAGCGTGACATTGCATTTTCTGGAGACGTACTCAATACAACAGCACGTATACAAGGTATGTGTAATGATAAAGGCGTAGATATACTGGCGTCTAAAGCCTTTGCAGACTTGCTTAAAAAACTACCTAAAAACACAAGAGTGGTAAAAGTAGGAGATGAACTTCTCAAGGGTAAGTCTGAGCAAGTATCGCTCGTTACATTTGACAGAGATATTTCTGCAAAGTAA
- a CDS encoding DUF3667 domain-containing protein, with product MSKLSRAEKKVLKKQNNLLKVEDTCINCAEYIALDQRFCSHCGGKRIYNRLTWRNLLEDFFDRFFNLENSFVKTFVALFRQPEDVIGGYMNGMRKKYLPAFSYFAIAITFTSFYYYLLKGWFWDNYMTAQKLVYDESVPQAQLELQESIATLFMENQSLYMFLIIPFFAVMSKIVFWNYKKYNLVEHFVIYLYVYSHFSMISVVMQIAFIWSPTALNILSVIVFLLMLIYTIYVLKRLFKLTMANVLVKTLFFFLIFAVFSCVLSLPIVALGFMSAIEVNQNGEKEIDDSNFMGKFMKMAQEQERQKKVKDSIEQDSVKRLEEILEITPDMIKNRPQ from the coding sequence ATGAGTAAACTCTCCAGGGCAGAAAAAAAAGTTTTAAAGAAGCAAAACAATCTTTTAAAAGTAGAGGATACCTGCATAAACTGTGCAGAGTATATAGCCCTAGACCAGCGTTTTTGCTCACACTGCGGTGGTAAACGTATTTATAATAGACTCACCTGGCGTAATTTGTTAGAAGATTTCTTTGACAGGTTTTTTAATCTTGAAAATTCTTTTGTTAAAACATTTGTAGCGCTGTTTCGACAACCAGAGGATGTAATAGGCGGGTATATGAATGGGATGCGTAAAAAGTACCTTCCTGCCTTTAGTTACTTTGCAATAGCAATTACATTTACTAGTTTTTATTATTACTTACTCAAAGGTTGGTTTTGGGATAATTATATGACTGCACAAAAGCTTGTTTATGATGAGTCTGTGCCGCAAGCGCAGCTAGAGCTTCAAGAAAGTATTGCTACCCTTTTTATGGAAAATCAATCTCTATATATGTTTTTGATAATTCCTTTTTTTGCGGTGATGTCCAAAATAGTCTTTTGGAATTATAAAAAATATAATCTCGTAGAGCATTTTGTAATCTATTTATATGTCTATAGTCACTTTTCTATGATAAGTGTTGTAATGCAAATTGCATTTATATGGAGTCCTACTGCACTTAATATTCTAAGTGTAATAGTATTTTTATTAATGCTTATTTATACTATTTATGTGCTTAAAAGATTGTTTAAACTCACTATGGCGAATGTGCTTGTAAAGACGCTTTTTTTCTTTTTAATATTTGCCGTTTTTTCCTGTGTGTTAAGCTTACCCATAGTTGCCCTAGGTTTTATGTCTGCAATTGAGGTGAATCAAAACGGTGAAAAAGAAATAGACGACAGCAATTTTATGGGTAAATTTATGAAAATGGCCCAAGAACAAGAACGCCAAAAGAAAGTCAAAGACTCTATTGAGCAGGACAGTGTAAAGCGACTTGAAGAAATACTGGAGATCACTCCAGATATGATTAAAAATAGACCTCAGTAG
- a CDS encoding DUF3667 domain-containing protein, giving the protein MADQKSKKLPKKAKAQTPKKQKRELLVISEGCKNCGTPLDLDQRFCSHCGAKRMHNRLNARNLLEDFTERFLNIENVFLKTFIALFTKPEDVINGYIGGLRKRYMSAFSYFAVALTIGSIYIFLFRNWFLDTENGLFNEFFTGLEAGAQSNGGDGVMELVNFIFDYNSFISFLYIPFFAIISKIVFWNYKEVNFIEHIVIYLYAYSQTQIITNVLFILAGWSAAGQIIVSLFVSTLPFFYTAYVLYRVFNLSIKSLVLKTGIFLLIIVPFSILLSAIIGTAMYTAGSFDPLIESVKKSHNARRAKRDSIKQDSLRLKSLTPQSLPIPVQKTQDSIE; this is encoded by the coding sequence ATGGCAGATCAAAAGTCTAAAAAGCTCCCTAAAAAGGCAAAAGCACAAACGCCTAAGAAGCAAAAGCGAGAGCTACTTGTAATCTCAGAGGGTTGTAAAAACTGTGGTACTCCGTTAGACTTAGACCAGCGCTTTTGTTCTCATTGTGGCGCAAAGCGTATGCACAACAGGCTTAATGCACGCAACCTACTAGAAGATTTTACAGAGCGTTTTCTCAATATAGAAAATGTATTTCTCAAAACGTTTATTGCCCTTTTTACCAAGCCAGAAGATGTCATAAATGGTTATATAGGTGGATTGCGAAAGCGTTATATGTCTGCCTTTAGCTATTTTGCTGTGGCACTTACCATAGGGAGTATTTATATTTTCTTGTTTAGAAATTGGTTTTTAGATACAGAAAATGGACTGTTTAATGAATTCTTTACAGGTCTAGAAGCCGGTGCACAATCTAATGGTGGTGACGGCGTGATGGAGCTTGTAAATTTTATATTTGATTATAACTCCTTTATAAGCTTTCTATACATTCCATTTTTTGCAATAATTTCAAAAATTGTTTTCTGGAATTATAAGGAGGTAAATTTTATAGAGCACATTGTGATATATCTCTATGCATACTCACAAACTCAAATTATAACTAATGTACTTTTTATACTTGCGGGCTGGTCTGCTGCTGGGCAAATTATAGTAAGTCTGTTTGTATCTACGTTACCGTTTTTTTATACGGCATATGTCTTGTATCGCGTGTTTAATTTAAGTATCAAAAGTCTGGTTCTTAAAACCGGTATTTTCTTGTTAATTATAGTGCCTTTCAGCATTTTGTTAAGTGCCATTATAGGTACAGCAATGTATACAGCAGGTTCTTTTGACCCGCTTATAGAATCTGTAAAGAAATCTCATAATGCAAGAAGAGCAAAGAGAGATAGCATAAAGCAAGATAGCCTAAGGCTTAAATCTCTTACCCCACAATCTTTGCCAATACCAGTACAGAAAACTCAAGATAGTATAGAGTGA
- a CDS encoding diadenylate cyclase has product MEILENLRILDGIDILLVAILMFYLYRLVKGTVAINIFIGIVVIYLIWQLTVLLKMEMLSTILGQFIGVGMFALIVVFQQEIRKFLLLIGSTNLTKGGLFKNFNFSKKEGTLALDLNAVLTACENMAASKTGALIIIRRDTSLEFVKDTGDRMEIEVNRPIIESVFYKNSTLHDGAMIIEENKITATRVILPVTQERDIPLRFGLRHRAAVGITEKTDALALVVSEESGAISYIKDGEFVLYKTIDDLRILLETELT; this is encoded by the coding sequence TTGGAAATCTTAGAAAATTTACGCATCCTAGACGGCATCGATATTTTACTCGTAGCCATCTTAATGTTTTACCTCTATAGACTGGTAAAAGGTACGGTTGCGATAAACATTTTTATAGGGATCGTAGTCATCTACTTGATCTGGCAACTTACCGTATTGCTTAAGATGGAGATGCTTAGTACCATCTTGGGGCAGTTTATAGGTGTGGGGATGTTTGCGCTTATAGTCGTTTTCCAGCAGGAGATACGTAAATTTTTACTCCTTATAGGGAGTACAAATCTCACTAAGGGCGGGCTCTTTAAAAACTTTAATTTTTCAAAAAAGGAAGGTACACTGGCTTTAGATCTTAATGCGGTTCTCACTGCTTGCGAGAATATGGCTGCTTCAAAAACGGGAGCACTTATTATCATAAGAAGAGATACCAGTCTAGAGTTTGTAAAAGATACGGGAGACAGGATGGAGATAGAAGTAAACAGACCTATTATAGAAAGTGTTTTTTATAAAAACTCAACCCTACACGACGGGGCGATGATTATAGAAGAAAATAAAATTACAGCTACAAGAGTCATATTACCCGTAACGCAAGAGCGTGACATCCCACTACGTTTTGGACTTAGACACAGAGCTGCCGTAGGTATTACAGAAAAGACAGATGCGCTCGCTCTGGTAGTGAGTGAGGAATCTGGTGCGATAAGCTATATAAAAGACGGAGAGTTTGTACTCTATAAAACGATAGACGATTTGCGCATACTACTAGAGACAGAACTTACGTAA
- a CDS encoding thioredoxin family protein, translated as MSLTPSNMLPLGTKAPEFQLLDTVTNQLCSYHDIKGERGTVVMFICNHCPFVVHVVDEIVRIANDYRVLGFGFVAISSNDIVAYPQDGPEMMWANARKNSFTFPYLLDETQEVAKNYDAACTPDFFVFGPDDRLVYRGQLDNSRPGNGIPVNGRDLREALDNIFNSKPQATLQKPSMGCNIKWK; from the coding sequence ATGTCACTTACTCCATCTAATATGTTACCGCTAGGTACAAAGGCTCCAGAGTTTCAACTGCTTGATACGGTTACAAACCAGCTTTGTAGTTACCACGATATTAAGGGAGAGCGTGGTACCGTAGTAATGTTTATATGTAATCATTGCCCTTTTGTGGTGCACGTGGTAGATGAGATTGTGCGCATCGCAAACGATTATCGTGTGCTTGGTTTTGGCTTTGTGGCTATAAGTAGTAATGACATTGTAGCATACCCGCAAGACGGCCCAGAGATGATGTGGGCAAATGCTCGTAAAAACAGCTTTACATTTCCGTATTTACTTGACGAGACGCAAGAGGTGGCAAAAAATTATGACGCCGCCTGCACGCCAGATTTCTTTGTTTTTGGCCCAGATGATCGTCTTGTGTATAGAGGGCAGCTAGATAACAGTAGGCCAGGTAATGGCATCCCGGTAAACGGCAGAGACCTGAGAGAAGCACTAGATAATATCTTTAACAGCAAGCCACAAGCAACACTGCAAAAACCAAGTATGGGTTGCAACATTAAGTGGAAATAG
- the htpG gene encoding molecular chaperone HtpG encodes MSTGKINVSVENIFPLIKKFLYSDHEIFLRELISNATDATLKLKHLTSIGESSAEYGNPQIEVKIDKEGKKLHIIDQGLGMTQEEVEKYINQLAFSGAEEFLNKYEDGAKDTGIIGHFGLGFYSAFMVAEKVEIITKSHKDEPAAHWTCDGSPNFTLEVADKTERGTEIILHIAEDSTEFLEEGRIAGLLSKYNKFMPVPIKFGTKTETLPKPEDAKEDDPAPTQEVDNIINNPNPAWTKQPADLEEEDYKNFYQELYPANFDEPLFNIHLNVDYPFNLTGILYFPKLGQDMNMQKDRIQLYQNQVFVTDNVEGIVPEFLTMLRGVIDSPDIPLNVSRSYLQADGAVKKISGYISRKVADKLKSLFNNDREDFEKKWNDIKLVIEYGMLSEDKFFEKADKFALYPTVDNTFFTWEELEAKIKENQVDKDGKTVVLYASDTDAQHSYIQSAKDKGYEVLLLDSPIVSHLIQKLETSKENVTFVRVDGDHIDNLIKKDEEQISKLSDDEKETVKTAITDAIANSSYTVQVEAMDSNAAPFIITQPEFMRRMKEMQQAGGGGMNMFGNMPEMYNLVVNANHELVTEILNADADETKKRLITQSFDLAKLSQNLLKGEELTSFIKRSYEMIK; translated from the coding sequence ATGTCAACAGGAAAAATTAATGTATCGGTAGAGAATATCTTTCCGCTTATTAAGAAGTTCTTATATAGTGATCACGAGATTTTCTTACGTGAGCTTATCTCAAACGCAACAGACGCAACCCTTAAGTTAAAACACCTTACCTCTATAGGTGAGTCTAGTGCTGAGTATGGAAATCCTCAGATAGAAGTAAAAATAGACAAGGAAGGGAAGAAGCTTCATATTATAGATCAAGGTCTAGGTATGACGCAAGAAGAGGTTGAGAAGTATATAAATCAGCTTGCATTTTCTGGAGCAGAGGAGTTTTTAAACAAGTATGAAGACGGAGCAAAAGATACAGGTATCATAGGGCACTTTGGTCTTGGTTTTTACTCGGCTTTTATGGTGGCAGAGAAGGTAGAGATTATTACTAAGTCACATAAAGACGAGCCAGCAGCACACTGGACGTGTGATGGTAGCCCTAACTTCACGCTAGAAGTGGCAGATAAGACAGAGCGCGGTACAGAGATTATCTTACACATCGCAGAAGATAGTACAGAGTTTCTAGAAGAAGGACGCATTGCGGGACTACTCTCTAAGTACAACAAGTTTATGCCAGTACCTATCAAGTTTGGTACTAAGACAGAAACTTTACCTAAGCCAGAAGATGCAAAAGAAGATGATCCAGCACCTACACAAGAGGTAGATAATATCATAAATAACCCTAACCCAGCCTGGACAAAGCAGCCAGCAGACCTTGAAGAAGAAGATTATAAAAACTTCTATCAGGAGCTGTACCCAGCAAACTTTGACGAGCCGTTATTTAATATACACCTTAATGTAGATTATCCTTTTAATCTTACAGGTATTTTATACTTCCCAAAACTAGGGCAGGATATGAATATGCAAAAGGATCGCATACAGTTATATCAAAACCAAGTTTTTGTTACAGATAATGTAGAGGGTATCGTACCAGAATTTTTAACAATGTTACGCGGGGTGATAGACTCACCAGATATCCCACTTAACGTATCTCGTAGTTACTTACAGGCAGATGGTGCTGTAAAGAAAATATCTGGCTACATCTCTCGTAAGGTGGCAGATAAGCTTAAGTCACTCTTTAATAACGACAGAGAAGATTTTGAAAAGAAATGGAATGACATCAAACTCGTTATAGAGTACGGTATGTTATCTGAAGATAAGTTCTTTGAGAAGGCAGATAAGTTTGCACTATACCCTACAGTAGATAATACCTTCTTTACTTGGGAAGAGCTTGAAGCAAAAATCAAAGAAAACCAAGTAGATAAAGACGGGAAGACTGTTGTACTTTATGCAAGTGATACAGATGCACAGCACTCATACATACAGAGCGCAAAAGACAAAGGATATGAAGTACTCTTACTAGATTCTCCTATTGTATCTCACTTAATCCAGAAGCTAGAGACTAGCAAAGAAAACGTAACTTTTGTACGTGTAGATGGTGATCATATAGATAACCTTATCAAAAAAGACGAAGAGCAAATCTCAAAACTCTCTGACGATGAGAAGGAGACTGTAAAAACAGCTATTACAGATGCTATTGCAAACTCGTCTTACACGGTTCAAGTAGAAGCGATGGATAGTAATGCTGCGCCATTTATCATCACACAGCCAGAGTTTATGCGCCGTATGAAGGAGATGCAACAAGCCGGTGGTGGCGGTATGAATATGTTTGGTAATATGCCAGAGATGTACAACCTTGTGGTAAATGCAAACCACGAGCTCGTTACAGAGATTCTTAATGCAGATGCAGACGAGACTAAAAAACGTCTAATCACACAGTCTTTTGACCTAGCAAAACTATCTCAAAATCTACTTAAGGGTGAAGAGCTTACTAGCTTTATAAAACGCTCTTATGAGATGATTAAATAA